One Bradyrhizobium sp. ISRA464 genomic window carries:
- the pgeF gene encoding peptidoglycan editing factor PgeF: MTLGSPLLSAIPGLRHAFFSREGGVSLGIYAGLNGGLGSRDDPAHVAENRRRMAEQLGVPLPHFLSVHQTHSPDVVVATGPWDGAARPKADALVTRTEGLAISVTAADCGPILFVDPNARVIGAAHAGWKGALTGILESTIDVMEKLGADRAGIVAAIGPLIRQESYEVGGEFVERFIEADAENGMFFIPGERDGHAMFDLAGFIRMRLENAGVLMIDDLGIDTYSDERFFSYRRSVHRKEGDYGRHVHAIALTRE; encoded by the coding sequence ATGACATTGGGATCACCGCTGCTGTCGGCCATTCCGGGCCTGCGTCACGCTTTCTTCTCGCGCGAAGGCGGCGTCTCCCTGGGCATCTATGCCGGCCTCAATGGCGGCCTCGGCTCGCGCGATGACCCTGCGCACGTCGCCGAGAACCGGCGGCGGATGGCTGAACAACTGGGTGTGCCGCTCCCCCATTTCCTCAGCGTGCACCAGACCCACTCGCCCGACGTCGTGGTCGCGACCGGTCCCTGGGACGGCGCCGCGCGTCCGAAGGCGGACGCGCTCGTCACGCGGACCGAAGGCCTCGCGATCAGTGTCACGGCGGCCGACTGCGGGCCGATCCTGTTCGTCGATCCCAATGCGCGGGTGATCGGCGCGGCGCATGCCGGTTGGAAGGGCGCGCTAACCGGCATTCTGGAATCCACCATCGACGTGATGGAGAAGCTCGGCGCCGACCGCGCCGGCATCGTCGCGGCGATCGGTCCGCTGATCCGCCAGGAGTCCTACGAGGTCGGCGGCGAATTCGTCGAGCGCTTCATCGAGGCCGACGCCGAGAACGGCATGTTCTTCATTCCAGGCGAACGCGACGGACATGCGATGTTCGATCTCGCAGGCTTCATCCGCATGCGGCTGGAGAACGCCGGCGTGCTGATGATCGACGATCTCGGCATCGACACCTATTCCGACGAACGCTTTTTCAGCTACCGTCGCTCCGTGCATCGCAAGGAAGGCGATTACGGCCGCCACGTTCATGCCATCGCGCTGACGCGTGAGTAG
- a CDS encoding SAM-dependent methyltransferase: protein MSDVSPLLGEIKKLIKLSGPMPVWRYMELCLMHPQHGYYLSRDPLGREGDFTTSPEVSQMFGELLGLWSASIWKAIGSPSTLRLVELGPGRGTMMADALRALRVLPPLYQSLSIHLVEVNPMLRQKQQATLSGVRDITWHASIDDVPEGPAVILANEYFDVLPIHQMVRRETGWHERTVGIDANDRLYFSAAAEPTPHFEVLLPPLVRAAPLGAVFEWRPDTEIMKLATRVRDQDGAALIIDYGHLRSDAGDTFQAIARHSFADPLKNPGVADVTAHVDFQALARAAEDVGARVHGPVTQGDFLKRLGIEARAAGLMAKATPEVSADIAGALRRLTDSGRGGMGSMFKAMAISDPRITSIAGLSDLPDEAEES from the coding sequence GTGAGCGACGTTTCCCCGCTGCTGGGCGAGATCAAGAAGTTGATCAAATTATCCGGGCCGATGCCGGTCTGGCGCTACATGGAATTGTGCCTGATGCATCCGCAGCACGGCTACTACCTGTCGCGCGATCCGCTCGGACGCGAGGGCGATTTCACCACGTCGCCGGAAGTCAGCCAGATGTTCGGCGAGCTGCTTGGCCTGTGGAGCGCTTCGATCTGGAAGGCGATCGGCTCACCATCGACGCTGCGGCTGGTCGAGCTCGGCCCCGGCCGTGGCACCATGATGGCGGACGCGTTGCGCGCCCTCCGGGTGCTGCCGCCGCTCTACCAGTCGCTGAGCATCCACCTTGTGGAAGTTAACCCGATGCTGCGCCAAAAACAGCAGGCGACGCTGTCGGGTGTGCGCGACATCACCTGGCACGCGAGTATCGACGACGTGCCGGAAGGTCCGGCCGTGATCCTCGCCAACGAGTATTTCGACGTGCTGCCGATCCATCAGATGGTCCGGCGCGAGACCGGCTGGCACGAACGCACGGTTGGGATCGATGCCAATGACCGGCTGTATTTCAGCGCCGCTGCTGAGCCGACGCCGCACTTCGAGGTGCTGCTGCCGCCGCTGGTGCGCGCCGCGCCGCTCGGCGCGGTGTTCGAGTGGCGGCCCGACACCGAGATCATGAAACTGGCAACGCGGGTACGCGACCAGGACGGCGCCGCGCTGATCATCGACTACGGCCATCTGCGCAGCGACGCCGGCGACACCTTCCAGGCCATCGCGCGCCACAGCTTCGCCGACCCGCTGAAGAACCCGGGAGTGGCCGACGTGACCGCGCATGTCGATTTCCAGGCGCTGGCGCGCGCCGCGGAGGATGTCGGCGCGCGCGTGCACGGACCGGTGACGCAGGGCGATTTCCTCAAGCGCCTCGGTATCGAGGCCCGCGCCGCCGGCCTGATGGCGAAGGCAACGCCGGAGGTCTCGGCCGACATCGCCGGTGCGCTGAGGCGCCTGACCGACTCCGGCCGCGGCGGCATGGGCTCTATGTTCAAGGCGATGGCGATCTCCGATCCACGCATCACCTCGATCGCCGGGCTGAGCGATCTGCCTGACGAGGCCGAAGAGTCATGA
- the lgt gene encoding prolipoprotein diacylglyceryl transferase, translated as MPFLLIDFPVFNPVAISLGPIVIRWYALAYIVGIVLGWIYARSLIKKERLWGGPAPITLPQLDDFILWVTIGIIVGGRTGYVLFYNLPFFIAHPAEILELWKGGMSFHGGFLGCVAAVILFARRNNVSIPSLGDITTAVAPIGLFLGRLANFINSELWGRHADPSLPWAMIFPNGGPLPRHPSQLYEAGLEGILLFTVLAIMIRMGALKRPGLILGSFITLYGFARITGEFFREPDPQLGFLWGGLTMGMLLSVPMIIVGAIIIVASARRKPKGPAPDSI; from the coding sequence ATGCCGTTCCTGCTGATCGACTTCCCGGTCTTCAACCCCGTCGCGATCTCGCTCGGGCCGATCGTGATCCGCTGGTACGCGCTGGCCTATATCGTCGGCATCGTGCTGGGCTGGATCTATGCCCGCTCGCTGATCAAGAAGGAGCGGCTGTGGGGCGGGCCGGCGCCGATCACGCTGCCGCAGCTCGACGATTTCATCCTCTGGGTCACCATCGGCATCATCGTCGGCGGCCGCACCGGCTACGTGCTGTTCTACAATCTGCCCTTCTTCATCGCACATCCCGCGGAAATCCTCGAACTGTGGAAGGGCGGCATGTCCTTCCACGGCGGCTTCCTCGGCTGCGTCGCCGCCGTGATATTGTTTGCCCGCCGCAACAACGTCTCGATCCCCTCGCTTGGCGACATCACCACCGCGGTCGCGCCGATCGGGCTGTTCCTCGGCCGGCTCGCCAATTTCATCAACAGTGAATTGTGGGGCCGCCACGCCGACCCGAGCCTGCCCTGGGCCATGATCTTTCCGAATGGCGGGCCGCTGCCGCGCCATCCGAGCCAGCTCTACGAGGCCGGCCTTGAAGGCATCCTGCTGTTCACCGTGCTGGCCATCATGATCCGGATGGGCGCGCTGAAGCGGCCCGGCCTGATCCTCGGCAGTTTCATCACGCTCTACGGTTTTGCCCGAATCACCGGCGAGTTTTTCCGGGAGCCTGACCCACAGCTCGGATTCCTGTGGGGCGGACTGACCATGGGTATGCTGCTGTCGGTGCCAATGATTATTGTCGGCGCTATCATCATCGTGGCTTCTGCGCGCCGCAAGCCGAAGGGGCCGGCGCCGGATTCGATCTAA
- a CDS encoding dienelactone hydrolase family protein encodes MIEHTVDIETKDGKTTTFIAHPERGGPFPVVIFYMDAPAIREELRDMARRLGTSGYYVMLPNLYYRSGVMELGPIPPDPDAPERKRMFGYMNSINIPLVMEDTKALLAYAETENAANTRIVGTVGYCMSGRYAVNAATHFPDRVKAAASIYGTHLATDQPDSPHLAAAKTKAELYFACAETDIYAPQEIIEQVKAGMKGSNNEVEIYPGTHHGFAFPKRPVYDRDAAERHWERLLALYRRNLVS; translated from the coding sequence ATGATCGAGCACACGGTCGATATCGAGACCAAGGACGGCAAGACCACGACCTTCATTGCCCATCCCGAGCGCGGTGGACCGTTTCCCGTCGTGATCTTCTACATGGATGCGCCGGCGATCCGCGAGGAGTTGCGCGACATGGCGCGCCGGCTCGGCACCTCGGGCTACTACGTGATGCTGCCCAATCTCTACTACCGGTCGGGCGTGATGGAGCTCGGCCCGATACCGCCGGATCCCGACGCGCCCGAGCGCAAGCGCATGTTCGGATACATGAACTCCATCAATATTCCGCTGGTCATGGAAGACACCAAGGCGCTGCTCGCCTATGCCGAGACGGAGAACGCCGCGAACACCAGGATCGTCGGCACCGTCGGCTACTGCATGAGCGGCCGCTACGCGGTGAACGCCGCGACGCATTTCCCCGACCGGGTCAAGGCCGCCGCCTCGATCTACGGCACGCATCTCGCGACCGACCAGCCCGACAGCCCGCATCTCGCCGCAGCGAAGACCAAGGCCGAACTCTATTTCGCTTGTGCCGAGACCGATATCTACGCGCCACAGGAGATCATCGAGCAGGTCAAGGCGGGCATGAAGGGATCGAACAACGAGGTCGAGATCTATCCCGGCACGCATCACGGCTTTGCGTTCCCCAAGCGCCCGGTCTATGACCGCGATGCCGCCGAACGCCACTGGGAGCGGCTGCTTGCCCTCTATCGCCGCAACCTCGTGAGCTGA
- a CDS encoding accessory factor UbiK family protein, producing the protein MTQTTNRFFDEIGRLMNDAAGAAQGVKREVDSVMRNQAERILRDLDLVRREEFDALKDMARLAREENEALKARIAALEAKLGVSPGTTG; encoded by the coding sequence ATGACTCAGACCACCAACCGGTTTTTCGACGAGATCGGCCGTCTGATGAACGATGCCGCCGGCGCGGCCCAGGGCGTCAAGCGCGAGGTCGATTCGGTCATGCGCAACCAGGCCGAACGCATCCTGCGTGACCTCGACCTGGTCAGGCGCGAGGAATTCGACGCGCTCAAGGACATGGCCCGCCTGGCGCGCGAGGAGAACGAGGCGCTGAAGGCAAGGATCGCCGCGCTGGAGGCCAAGCTCGGGGTGTCGCCGGGCACGACGGGCTGA